In a genomic window of Thiolapillus brandeum:
- the waaA gene encoding lipid IV(A) 3-deoxy-D-manno-octulosonic acid transferase, whose amino-acid sequence MRMLYTLVLYLMLPGVLLRLLWRSLRVPAYRERWKERFGRPEIGAPSGGVWIHAVSVGEVQAIEPLVRHLREQHPDLALTITTATPTGSERVRLLFGSDVYHSYCPYDLPFAVRGFLQRVRPRMLIMVETEIWPNLLAICEQQGIPTLLANGRLSHRSARGYGRLGRFTRRVFSGIRAVAAQSGADAERFIDLGVPPERVSVTGSIKFDMRIPASVQEQIQVLRRAWGDRPVWVAASTHEGEEEQVLAAHRKLLEAVPTALLVLVPRHPERFDRVAALVVRHGFPMCRRSLEQPCGENTQVFLGDTMGELPVFLGGADVAYIGGSLVKVGGHNMLEAAAQGVPVVFGPHVFNFSGIARLLRDREAGVMVEDGSRLAEQVAAWLQDASERSRIGENGRQVVEENRGALQRLAALVDDLLA is encoded by the coding sequence ATGAGAATGCTCTATACCCTGGTGCTGTATCTGATGCTGCCTGGGGTGCTGCTGCGCCTGCTGTGGCGTAGTTTGCGGGTACCAGCCTACCGCGAGCGCTGGAAGGAACGTTTTGGCAGGCCGGAGATTGGAGCACCTTCCGGGGGAGTGTGGATTCATGCCGTTTCCGTGGGAGAAGTGCAGGCCATAGAACCCCTGGTGCGGCACCTGCGCGAGCAGCATCCCGATCTGGCCCTGACGATTACCACCGCTACGCCAACGGGTTCGGAGCGGGTAAGACTGCTGTTTGGCTCAGATGTGTATCACAGCTATTGCCCCTATGATCTGCCCTTCGCAGTGCGGGGCTTTCTGCAGCGTGTGCGGCCGCGTATGCTGATCATGGTGGAAACGGAGATCTGGCCCAACCTTCTGGCAATCTGTGAGCAGCAGGGTATTCCCACTCTGTTGGCCAATGGACGGCTGTCCCACCGCTCCGCCCGGGGGTATGGGCGCCTGGGGAGGTTCACCCGCCGGGTGTTTTCCGGTATCCGGGCCGTAGCGGCCCAGTCCGGGGCCGATGCCGAGCGCTTTATCGATTTGGGTGTCCCTCCGGAACGTGTCAGTGTCACCGGCAGCATCAAATTCGACATGCGCATTCCCGCCAGCGTTCAGGAGCAGATACAGGTATTGCGCCGCGCCTGGGGTGATCGTCCTGTGTGGGTGGCCGCCAGCACCCATGAAGGGGAAGAGGAGCAGGTACTGGCTGCCCACCGAAAACTGCTGGAAGCTGTTCCCACGGCGCTATTGGTACTGGTTCCCAGGCATCCCGAGCGCTTCGACCGGGTGGCCGCCCTGGTGGTGCGCCATGGCTTCCCCATGTGCCGACGCAGCCTGGAGCAACCCTGTGGTGAGAACACCCAGGTGTTTCTGGGGGATACCATGGGGGAACTTCCGGTTTTCCTCGGGGGAGCCGATGTGGCCTATATCGGCGGCAGTCTGGTCAAGGTGGGTGGGCACAACATGCTGGAAGCGGCTGCTCAGGGGGTGCCGGTGGTATTTGGTCCCCATGTATTCAACTTTTCCGGGATTGCGCGTTTGCTTCGGGACCGGGAGGCGGGGGTAATGGTGGAAGATGGCAGCCGCCTGGCCGAGCAGGTGGCTGCCTGGCTGCAGGATGCCAGTGAGCGTTCCCGTATCGGGGAGAATGGGCGTCAGGTGGTGGAAGAGAACCGAGGTGCCCTGCAGCGGCTGGCAGCCCTTGTGGATGATCTGCTGGCTTGA
- a CDS encoding aldo/keto reductase produces the protein MELRPLGSTGIQVSPLGLGTVKFGRNQQVKYPKAFEIPDDARMVHILEVARELGINLLDTAPAYGTAQERLGKLMPGPRDSWVIVSKVGEIFENGRSRFDFSHAYTRTVVEQSLKALNTDYLDCVLIHSDGDDLRILEQEGALDALRELKEKGLIRAHGMSSKTVEGGLRVVRDMDLVMATANLEYADERPVLEAAHEQHKGVLIKKGLMSGHVQGREGVRTAMEHVFSLPGVSSMIVGTIDEGHLRQNAALAETLT, from the coding sequence ATGGAGTTGAGACCCCTTGGCAGCACGGGTATCCAGGTGAGCCCCCTGGGACTGGGCACGGTCAAGTTTGGCCGCAATCAGCAGGTAAAGTATCCCAAAGCCTTTGAGATTCCGGATGATGCGCGCATGGTGCATATCCTGGAGGTGGCCCGGGAACTGGGTATCAATCTTCTGGATACGGCCCCCGCCTATGGCACGGCTCAGGAGCGCCTGGGAAAACTCATGCCTGGCCCGCGTGATTCGTGGGTCATCGTCTCCAAGGTGGGAGAAATTTTTGAAAACGGCCGTTCCCGCTTCGATTTCAGCCATGCCTATACGCGCACGGTGGTGGAGCAGAGCCTCAAGGCATTGAATACGGATTATCTGGATTGTGTGCTGATCCATTCTGATGGGGATGACCTGCGCATCCTCGAACAGGAAGGTGCTCTGGATGCCCTGCGGGAACTGAAGGAGAAAGGACTGATTCGCGCCCATGGCATGTCGTCCAAGACCGTGGAGGGCGGTTTGCGCGTCGTCAGGGACATGGATCTGGTGATGGCCACGGCCAACCTGGAGTATGCTGATGAACGGCCGGTACTCGAAGCCGCCCACGAGCAGCACAAGGGGGTTCTGATCAAGAAGGGCCTCATGAGCGGTCATGTTCAGGGCCGGGAAGGTGTACGCACTGCCATGGAACATGTGTTTTCCCTGCCGGGAGTGAGCAGCATGATCGTTGGAACCATCGATGAAGGGCATTTGCGCCAGAACGCTGCTCTCGCGGAAACCCTGACATGA
- the moaD gene encoding molybdopterin converting factor subunit 1, whose translation MIRLLYFASLKERLGSEGESLPADGIQTLGDLKNQLTRRGGVWKEVFSGDERVLGAVNQEMAQDDSRVKDGDEVGFFPPVTGG comes from the coding sequence ATGATCCGGCTGCTCTATTTCGCCAGTCTGAAAGAACGCCTGGGAAGTGAAGGCGAATCCCTGCCGGCGGATGGCATCCAGACCCTGGGCGACCTGAAAAACCAGCTGACCCGGCGGGGTGGCGTGTGGAAAGAGGTCTTCAGCGGTGATGAACGGGTTCTGGGGGCCGTGAACCAGGAAATGGCCCAGGACGACAGCCGTGTCAAAGATGGGGATGAAGTGGGCTTCTTCCCCCCTGTCACCGGCGGCTAA
- the msbA gene encoding lipid A export permease/ATP-binding protein MsbA has translation MSRKYRRPHTTFVESKELYLRLLKHVRPYWQVFALAILFIVILALTEPAIPILMKPLMDGAFVEKDETYMFWVPIWLLLLFLIRGVSNFISRVAFQWVSGMVVLDLRREMFERILTLPVPFFDAHATGNLIAKVTYDVTQVTTAATRVLIILLRDSLSIVGLLGYMVFLNWRFTLVVSIMLPVMLAFVRFISARMRRSSRELQETMGEMTHALEEATRGNKIVKVYGGENYERRRFFKLANWVRRYRFKLKVADATSVPVVEFIGAIMIAVLIYLGTGQVDNEAMTVGEFTGFFTAMGLLFAPIKRLTAINQPLQTGLAGAESVFNLVDEVPEKDTGTRELTEVKGAVRFEDVGFRYAQAEGDALNGISFSIEPGQSVALVGPSGSGKTTIAALIPRFYEPTSGHIRIDDIPLDEIRLGSLRSQIAYVGQESILFNDSVAANISYGASEPPDRETLEAAARAAHALDFIRELPEGFDTMVGEDGVRLSGGQRQRIAIARALLKDAPILILDEATSALDTVSERHVQAALQNLTRNRTTLIIAHRLSTIENADVIMVVSQGRIVESGAHQELMARGGEYAHLYNNQIVLDEKKVKSESE, from the coding sequence ATGAGCCGAAAATACCGTCGTCCGCATACCACTTTCGTGGAAAGCAAAGAGCTTTACCTGCGCCTCCTCAAGCACGTGCGTCCCTACTGGCAGGTGTTTGCCCTGGCCATCCTGTTCATCGTCATTCTGGCGCTTACCGAACCGGCCATTCCGATTCTCATGAAACCCCTCATGGACGGCGCCTTTGTTGAGAAGGATGAAACCTACATGTTCTGGGTGCCCATCTGGCTGTTGTTGCTGTTCCTGATTCGGGGGGTTTCCAATTTCATCAGCCGGGTGGCCTTCCAGTGGGTCTCCGGCATGGTGGTGCTGGATCTGCGCAGGGAGATGTTCGAGCGTATTCTGACGCTTCCGGTACCTTTCTTCGATGCTCATGCCACGGGCAATCTGATCGCCAAGGTTACTTATGATGTCACCCAGGTGACCACGGCCGCCACCCGGGTGCTGATCATTCTGCTGCGGGATTCCCTGTCCATCGTCGGCCTGCTGGGATACATGGTCTTCCTGAACTGGCGTTTTACCCTGGTGGTGTCCATCATGCTGCCGGTGATGTTGGCCTTCGTGCGTTTCATCTCCGCACGTATGCGGCGTTCCAGCCGTGAACTTCAGGAAACCATGGGGGAAATGACCCATGCCCTGGAAGAAGCAACCCGGGGCAACAAGATCGTCAAGGTGTATGGCGGCGAGAACTATGAGCGCAGGCGCTTCTTCAAGCTGGCCAATTGGGTGCGTCGCTATCGTTTCAAGCTCAAGGTGGCGGATGCCACCAGTGTGCCGGTGGTGGAGTTCATCGGTGCGATCATGATCGCCGTGCTCATCTACCTGGGTACCGGGCAGGTGGACAATGAAGCCATGACCGTGGGGGAATTCACCGGCTTCTTTACCGCCATGGGTTTGCTTTTCGCGCCCATCAAACGGCTGACCGCCATCAACCAGCCCTTGCAAACGGGCCTGGCGGGGGCTGAATCGGTGTTCAATCTGGTGGATGAAGTTCCGGAAAAGGATACGGGTACCCGTGAACTGACTGAAGTGAAGGGCGCGGTTCGCTTCGAAGATGTGGGGTTTCGCTATGCGCAGGCGGAGGGCGATGCGCTGAATGGCATCAGTTTCAGTATTGAGCCGGGTCAGAGTGTGGCTCTGGTGGGGCCATCGGGCAGCGGCAAGACGACCATTGCGGCGCTGATCCCGCGATTTTATGAGCCGACTTCCGGACATATTCGTATCGATGATATTCCTTTGGATGAAATCCGCCTGGGCAGCTTGCGCAGCCAGATCGCCTATGTGGGCCAGGAATCCATACTCTTCAATGATAGTGTGGCCGCCAATATTTCCTATGGCGCCAGCGAACCGCCCGACCGTGAAACACTGGAAGCGGCCGCCAGGGCCGCCCATGCCCTGGACTTCATCCGGGAGCTGCCGGAAGGTTTCGATACCATGGTGGGCGAGGATGGCGTGCGCCTCTCCGGGGGACAGCGCCAGCGTATCGCCATTGCCCGGGCTTTGCTCAAGGACGCACCCATCCTGATCCTCGATGAGGCGACTTCCGCCCTGGACACGGTATCCGAGCGGCATGTGCAGGCGGCGCTTCAGAACCTGACCCGCAACCGTACCACCCTCATTATTGCCCACCGCCTGTCCACTATTGAGAATGCTGACGTGATCATGGTGGTCAGTCAGGGGCGTATCGTGGAATCAGGTGCGCATCAGGAGCTCATGGCCCGGGGCGGGGAATATGCGCATTTGTATAACAATCAGATCGTCCTGGACGAAAAAAAGGTGAAAAGTGAATCAGAATGA
- a CDS encoding protein-L-isoaspartate O-methyltransferase family protein yields the protein MPELNLDKARYNMAWQQIRPWDVFDDRVLQVMQDVPREQFVPHAYRSLAFSDTRIPLGHGQVMMEPKLEARMLQSLAVKPSDQVLEVGTGSGFVTACLAALGNSVVSYDIYEALVKTAEEKLALQAANNIHLHLGNAFLADLPEGGFDAIAVTGSLPRYDDRLERLLAPEGRLFMIIGESPVMEATLITRHGDEFVQDFLFETDLAPLELLPEPSGFTF from the coding sequence ATGCCCGAACTCAATCTCGATAAAGCCCGCTACAACATGGCCTGGCAGCAAATACGTCCCTGGGATGTGTTCGACGACCGGGTACTGCAGGTCATGCAGGATGTCCCCCGGGAACAGTTCGTACCCCATGCCTACCGCTCCCTGGCTTTCAGCGACACACGCATTCCCCTGGGACATGGCCAGGTCATGATGGAACCCAAGCTCGAAGCCCGCATGTTGCAATCCCTGGCGGTAAAACCCAGCGACCAGGTTCTGGAAGTGGGCACCGGCAGCGGTTTCGTCACGGCCTGCCTGGCAGCCCTGGGCAACTCGGTGGTCAGCTATGACATCTACGAGGCCCTGGTCAAAACCGCAGAAGAGAAACTGGCGCTACAGGCCGCCAACAATATCCACCTGCATTTGGGCAATGCCTTCCTTGCGGATCTTCCGGAAGGTGGTTTCGATGCCATTGCCGTGACCGGTTCCCTGCCCCGCTACGATGACCGTCTGGAACGCCTGCTGGCACCGGAAGGGCGCCTGTTCATGATCATAGGGGAATCCCCGGTCATGGAAGCAACCCTCATCACACGCCATGGCGATGAATTCGTACAGGATTTTCTTTTCGAGACGGATCTGGCGCCTCTGGAACTTTTGCCGGAGCCATCAGGGTTTACTTTCTGA
- a CDS encoding class I SAM-dependent methyltransferase: MNQNDAMAPEVGEGELDFSGKYSKQKADEYYEKHLSTFGRRFSNRWEHGMARRALRLAGNPSSVLDLPCGAGRFWDLLAEDPERELYAADYSEGMLVVAKQLQPDAIASRFQVFQTSAFDIRMEDESVDSILCMRLLHHVGERADRMRIYREFHRVTRDTVCISLWVDGNYKAWRRLKLEQDRSTGRKPRKRNKNFQNRFVHRRADLEQEFAEAGFDILGKVDFLPGYSMWRTYVLGKKREQ, encoded by the coding sequence GTGAATCAGAATGACGCCATGGCGCCGGAAGTCGGGGAAGGCGAGCTGGATTTCTCCGGCAAGTATTCCAAACAGAAGGCCGATGAATATTATGAGAAACACCTGAGTACTTTTGGGCGGCGCTTTTCCAACCGTTGGGAACATGGCATGGCGCGCCGGGCCCTGCGTCTGGCCGGGAATCCTTCTTCTGTCCTGGACCTTCCCTGTGGGGCTGGCCGTTTCTGGGATCTTCTGGCAGAGGATCCGGAACGTGAATTGTATGCCGCGGATTACAGTGAAGGCATGCTGGTGGTGGCAAAACAACTGCAGCCCGATGCGATTGCATCCCGTTTCCAGGTTTTCCAGACCTCGGCCTTCGACATCAGGATGGAAGATGAGTCCGTGGACAGCATTTTATGTATGCGTTTGCTGCATCATGTGGGAGAACGTGCGGATCGCATGCGCATCTACCGGGAATTCCATCGCGTGACCCGGGATACCGTATGTATCTCCCTGTGGGTGGATGGAAACTACAAGGCCTGGCGGCGCCTGAAACTTGAACAGGACAGAAGCACGGGGCGCAAACCCCGAAAGCGCAACAAAAACTTCCAGAATCGTTTCGTTCACCGGCGAGCTGATCTGGAACAGGAGTTTGCCGAGGCGGGGTTTGATATACTGGGGAAAGTGGATTTCTTGCCGGGGTATTCCATGTGGCGTACTTATGTGCTGGGCAAGAAACGGGAGCAGTAG
- a CDS encoding BUD32 family EKC/KEOPS complex subunit, whose translation MGKVISKAEYEDLVADAKVLEEQSFGVKVWLLPDKRIVKMFRLKRPVSSGRLYPYNVRFARNARRCLARGVAAPNIRETFYCPDIQRHGVIYDLLEGDPFFELLPETPDETLFRTFARFLGELHEKGIYFRSVHPGNVLLRPDGSMGLIDIQDMRFWPWALTRKVRARNFRHLYNSDYHSKVMRDFGFERFADLYLEELPRDEGYKNSMRPLILDWDKAWERKKRKPVSV comes from the coding sequence ATGGGAAAGGTGATCTCCAAGGCGGAGTATGAAGACCTCGTGGCAGACGCCAAAGTGCTGGAAGAACAGTCCTTCGGGGTCAAGGTCTGGCTGTTGCCGGACAAACGGATCGTTAAAATGTTTCGCCTCAAGCGCCCTGTCAGCTCAGGACGCCTGTATCCCTACAACGTCCGCTTCGCCCGCAATGCACGTCGTTGCCTGGCTCGGGGAGTGGCTGCTCCCAACATCCGGGAAACCTTCTATTGTCCGGATATTCAGCGCCACGGGGTGATCTACGATCTGTTGGAGGGAGACCCTTTTTTCGAACTCCTGCCGGAAACCCCGGATGAAACTTTGTTCCGCACCTTTGCCCGCTTCCTGGGTGAGTTGCACGAAAAAGGCATCTACTTCCGTTCCGTGCATCCAGGCAATGTGCTGTTGCGTCCGGATGGCAGCATGGGCCTGATCGACATTCAGGATATGCGTTTCTGGCCCTGGGCACTTACCCGGAAGGTGCGCGCGAGAAATTTCCGTCATCTGTACAATAGTGATTATCACAGCAAAGTCATGCGTGATTTTGGTTTCGAGCGTTTTGCCGATCTGTATCTCGAGGAACTCCCTCGGGATGAAGGATACAAAAACAGTATGCGACCACTGATTCTGGACTGGGACAAGGCCTGGGAAAGGAAAAAACGCAAGCCGGTTTCGGTGTGA
- the hldE gene encoding bifunctional D-glycero-beta-D-manno-heptose-7-phosphate kinase/D-glycero-beta-D-manno-heptose 1-phosphate adenylyltransferase HldE has translation MSTLPDLSRARVLVAGDLMLDRYWHGATERISPEAPVPVVHVRDEEGRPGGSGNVAVNISALGGRASLLGLVGEDQAADSLESALQQAGVNTHLFREKTYPTITKLRVISRHQQLIRLDFEDGFPEHDPSGMLHCFQALLAEHDVVVLSDYGKGTLANPQAWIDLARQAGLPVLIDPKGKDFSRYRGATLITPNLSEFEAVAGSCGNTRELETAARKLLDDCALEHLLVTRGEQGMSLFNAHDEAHHLPTRAREVFDVTGAGDTVIATLATALGAGQSMESATALANLAAGIVVGKLGTASVSAVEMEHALQEQRLAEHGVVSEDVLMNLVTAARNRGERVVFTNGCFDLLHAGHVTYLEQASKLGDRLIVAVNTDETVRQLKGPERPVNPLENRMHVLAALGFVDWVVPFAEETPERLICRLQPDLLVKGGDNDPDRIPGAACVRKAGGEVKVLSYVDGVSTTSIVDSIAARSRE, from the coding sequence ATGAGTACTCTGCCGGATCTATCTAGGGCCCGGGTGCTGGTAGCGGGTGATCTTATGCTGGACCGTTACTGGCATGGAGCGACGGAGCGCATCTCTCCTGAAGCCCCCGTGCCCGTAGTGCATGTGCGTGATGAGGAGGGGCGCCCCGGTGGCAGTGGCAATGTAGCCGTGAATATTTCCGCCCTGGGCGGCAGGGCTTCCCTGCTGGGGCTGGTGGGCGAGGATCAGGCCGCTGACAGCCTGGAATCAGCATTGCAACAGGCGGGGGTGAATACCCACCTGTTTCGGGAAAAAACCTATCCCACCATTACCAAGCTGCGTGTCATCAGCCGTCATCAGCAACTCATTCGCCTGGATTTCGAGGACGGCTTTCCCGAGCATGATCCGTCAGGCATGTTGCACTGTTTCCAGGCCCTGCTGGCGGAACATGATGTCGTGGTGCTCTCTGATTATGGCAAGGGAACCCTGGCAAATCCCCAGGCCTGGATCGACCTGGCGCGACAGGCCGGCCTTCCGGTGTTGATCGACCCCAAGGGAAAAGATTTCTCCCGCTACCGGGGCGCCACCCTGATTACACCCAACCTGTCCGAGTTTGAAGCCGTCGCAGGTTCCTGCGGCAACACCCGGGAACTTGAAACCGCGGCCCGCAAGCTCCTGGACGACTGTGCTCTCGAACATCTTCTGGTGACCCGTGGCGAACAGGGCATGAGTCTTTTCAATGCCCATGATGAAGCGCACCATCTGCCCACCCGGGCCAGGGAAGTCTTCGATGTCACCGGCGCCGGGGACACGGTCATCGCCACTCTGGCAACCGCCCTGGGCGCGGGACAGAGCATGGAATCAGCCACTGCTCTGGCCAATCTGGCGGCAGGCATAGTGGTTGGCAAGCTGGGTACCGCCAGTGTCAGCGCGGTCGAAATGGAGCACGCCCTCCAGGAGCAACGTCTGGCGGAACACGGCGTGGTCAGCGAGGATGTGCTCATGAATCTGGTGACGGCGGCGCGGAATCGGGGCGAGCGGGTGGTATTCACCAATGGCTGCTTCGACCTGTTGCATGCCGGCCACGTCACCTATCTGGAACAGGCGAGCAAGCTGGGCGATCGGCTGATAGTGGCCGTCAACACAGATGAAACCGTACGTCAGCTCAAAGGGCCGGAACGTCCTGTGAATCCCCTGGAAAACCGCATGCACGTGCTGGCTGCCCTGGGTTTCGTGGACTGGGTGGTGCCTTTTGCCGAGGAAACGCCGGAGCGTCTCATATGCCGTCTCCAGCCAGACCTGCTGGTCAAGGGCGGTGACAATGATCCGGACAGGATTCCCGGTGCTGCCTGTGTGCGTAAAGCCGGTGGTGAAGTCAAGGTGCTCAGTTATGTGGATGGAGTATCCACCACTTCCATTGTTGACAGTATCGCGGCGCGCTCCCGGGAGTAG
- a CDS encoding FAD-dependent oxidoreductase, producing MVRPDLLIFGGGIAGLWVLSRARQAGYQALLLESRALGGVQSIASQGIIHGGTKYALKGSVTESTRTIADMPGIWRKALAGTGEVDLSGVRLLSEHQYLWSSGSLSSSMASLFASRLMQSRVAAVRKNELPPPFDVPAFRGSLYRLEEPVLDTAALMGELARQLAPYCHAYDPAQLKLSPQGLHIGEVQIRPRKVFLAAGKGNADLLQRWGMDAPRMQTRPLHMVMLKGDLPPVYAHCLGASANPRLTITTYPGKVGDSIWYLGGQLAEKGVNLGAEKQIQIARSELGKLLPWVDLSGARWATLKIDRAEVATPGGRRPEDCYLGGNGAVLSAWPTKLAFAPRLAEQVLVHLRETGIGPGAEAIASLPLPPPPLATLPWETATWS from the coding sequence ATGGTTCGCCCTGACTTACTCATCTTCGGGGGTGGTATTGCCGGTCTGTGGGTTCTGTCGCGTGCCCGGCAGGCCGGCTACCAGGCCCTGCTGCTGGAATCCCGGGCCCTTGGCGGGGTGCAGTCCATCGCTTCCCAGGGCATCATTCACGGGGGCACCAAATACGCGCTCAAGGGTAGCGTTACCGAATCCACCCGCACCATCGCCGATATGCCCGGCATCTGGCGCAAGGCATTGGCGGGTACTGGGGAAGTGGATCTGTCCGGGGTGCGTCTGCTGTCGGAACACCAGTATCTATGGTCCAGTGGCAGTCTGAGTTCCTCCATGGCCAGTCTGTTTGCCAGCAGGCTCATGCAGAGCCGGGTTGCTGCGGTAAGGAAAAATGAATTGCCACCACCTTTCGATGTCCCGGCGTTTCGTGGCAGTCTGTATCGGCTCGAGGAACCGGTGCTGGATACGGCGGCCCTCATGGGGGAATTGGCCCGGCAGCTGGCGCCTTACTGTCATGCCTACGATCCGGCGCAACTGAAGCTGTCCCCCCAGGGGCTGCATATTGGTGAGGTGCAGATCAGGCCCCGCAAGGTATTCCTGGCTGCGGGCAAGGGCAATGCCGATCTTCTGCAGCGCTGGGGAATGGATGCTCCCCGCATGCAGACCCGCCCCCTGCATATGGTCATGCTCAAGGGGGATTTGCCTCCGGTGTATGCCCATTGCCTGGGGGCCAGCGCCAATCCGCGCCTGACCATTACCACCTATCCCGGAAAAGTCGGGGACAGTATCTGGTATCTGGGTGGGCAGTTGGCAGAGAAAGGGGTGAATCTTGGTGCAGAGAAACAGATCCAAATTGCAAGGTCCGAGCTTGGAAAACTGCTGCCCTGGGTGGATTTGTCCGGGGCCCGCTGGGCCACCCTTAAAATCGATCGGGCTGAAGTGGCCACGCCTGGTGGCCGACGTCCGGAAGACTGTTATCTTGGGGGAAACGGAGCGGTGTTGAGCGCCTGGCCGACCAAGCTGGCTTTTGCCCCCAGGTTGGCGGAGCAGGTGTTGGTGCATCTGAGGGAAACTGGCATCGGGCCTGGCGCAGAGGCCATTGCCTCCCTGCCATTGCCGCCCCCGCCCCTGGCGACCCTTCCCTGGGAGACGGCAACATGGAGTTGA
- the moaB gene encoding molybdenum cofactor biosynthesis protein B codes for MGHATGNEEFRPLKIAVLTVSDSRTDATDKSGDYLRDALVEAGHEFMGKKIVPDDIYQMRAQFSAWIADPEVEVVISTGGTGVTGRDSTPEAVLPLLDKEVEGFGELYRQVSFEEIGASTLQSRCLAGLANGTFLFCIPGSTGACRTAWGKIIQPQLDIRTRPCNFAVLIPRLMEK; via the coding sequence ATGGGACACGCCACCGGCAATGAGGAATTCCGCCCCCTGAAAATCGCCGTGCTCACGGTCTCCGACAGCCGCACGGATGCAACGGACAAGTCCGGAGACTACCTGCGCGATGCCCTGGTGGAGGCCGGGCATGAATTCATGGGCAAGAAGATCGTCCCCGATGACATCTACCAGATGCGGGCCCAGTTCTCCGCCTGGATCGCCGACCCGGAAGTCGAAGTCGTCATCTCCACCGGCGGCACCGGCGTCACCGGGCGTGACAGCACCCCGGAAGCGGTCCTGCCACTGCTGGACAAGGAGGTAGAGGGCTTTGGCGAACTCTACCGGCAGGTCTCTTTCGAGGAGATCGGCGCCTCGACCCTGCAGTCCCGCTGCCTGGCGGGCCTGGCCAATGGCACCTTCCTGTTCTGTATCCCCGGCTCCACCGGCGCCTGCCGCACCGCCTGGGGCAAAATCATCCAACCCCAACTGGATATCCGCACCCGCCCCTGCAATTTTGCCGTACTCATTCCCCGATTGATGGAGAAGTAA
- a CDS encoding molybdopterin molybdotransferase MoeA codes for MSGCDCTPSVSDLKPYEEAVELLLSHARPMQDTETLNLHDALGRVLAAPVNSGIDVPGWDNSAMDGYAVRTRDIPAAGTSLRISQRIPAGTAPQALEPGTAARIFTGAPVPEGADAVVMQELTCEQNGEVIINALPQPGAHIRRRGEDIRQNEEIIQPGVRLLPQHLGLAASVGVGQLQVWRRPRVAVLASGDELLMPGQPLKPGMIYNSNLFTLAGMLRALGCEVIDLGQVEDTLEATKAALTNAAGQADLVIASGGVSVGEEDHVKPAVEALGKLNMWKVAIRPGKPVAFGHIGDTPFLGTPGNPVSLFVTFLLFGRPFIRKLAGLSEVMPTTIQATAGFDWNKPDKRREFHRARLEKQADGSDRVSVHPSRSSAVLSSTTWANGLVVLPENQTIKTGDQVQFMPFSELLS; via the coding sequence ATGTCAGGCTGTGACTGCACTCCCAGCGTTTCCGACCTCAAACCCTATGAAGAAGCCGTGGAACTGTTGCTTTCCCATGCCAGGCCCATGCAGGACACGGAAACCCTGAACCTGCACGATGCCCTGGGACGGGTGTTGGCCGCCCCGGTGAACAGCGGCATCGACGTCCCCGGCTGGGACAACAGCGCCATGGATGGCTATGCCGTCCGAACCAGAGACATCCCTGCTGCCGGCACTTCTCTGAGAATCTCACAGCGCATTCCCGCCGGCACCGCTCCCCAGGCCCTGGAACCCGGCACCGCTGCCCGCATCTTCACCGGTGCCCCGGTACCCGAGGGCGCGGACGCCGTGGTCATGCAGGAGCTCACCTGCGAACAGAACGGTGAGGTGATCATCAACGCCCTGCCCCAGCCCGGCGCCCATATCCGGCGCAGGGGGGAAGACATACGCCAGAACGAGGAGATCATCCAGCCCGGAGTGCGCCTGCTGCCCCAACACCTGGGCCTCGCCGCCTCCGTAGGCGTGGGCCAGCTCCAGGTCTGGCGCCGCCCCAGAGTGGCAGTACTCGCCAGCGGCGACGAGCTGTTGATGCCCGGCCAGCCCCTGAAACCCGGCATGATCTACAACTCCAATCTCTTCACCCTGGCGGGCATGCTGCGCGCCCTGGGTTGCGAGGTCATCGACCTGGGACAGGTGGAAGATACGCTGGAGGCCACCAAGGCCGCCCTGACAAATGCGGCGGGACAGGCTGATCTGGTGATCGCCTCGGGTGGCGTTTCCGTCGGTGAAGAAGACCATGTCAAGCCCGCCGTGGAAGCCCTGGGAAAACTGAACATGTGGAAAGTGGCCATCCGCCCGGGCAAGCCCGTAGCCTTTGGACATATTGGCGATACTCCTTTCCTTGGCACCCCGGGTAACCCCGTATCCCTGTTCGTCACCTTTCTACTGTTCGGCCGGCCGTTTATCCGCAAGTTGGCCGGACTGTCCGAGGTGATGCCCACGACCATCCAGGCCACCGCAGGATTCGACTGGAACAAGCCGGACAAGCGCCGGGAGTTTCACCGTGCCCGCCTGGAGAAACAAGCCGATGGCAGCGACCGGGTGAGCGTCCATCCCAGCCGTTCATCCGCGGTACTCAGTTCCACGACCTGGGCCAACGGACTGGTGGTGCTGCCGGAAAACCAGACCATCAAAACCGGGGACCAGGTTCAGTTCATGCCTTTCAGTGAGCTGCTGTCATGA